In Quercus lobata isolate SW786 chromosome 12, ValleyOak3.0 Primary Assembly, whole genome shotgun sequence, a genomic segment contains:
- the LOC115971397 gene encoding tubby-like F-box protein 3 — translation MSFKSIIQDMRGEFGSISRKGFEVKFVSGMRSRSHRVVQDSSAVATIDALKQSCWVNLPPELLRDVLIRIDTSEDTWPPRKNVVACAGVCRNWREIMKEIVKSPEVSGKLTFPISLKQPGPRDSLLQCFIKRNRSSQTYYLYLGLNQASTDDGKFLLAARKCRRPTHTDYIISLNSDDVSKGSSTYVGKLRSNFLGTKFTIFDAQPPHAGVKVTKCRSTRLINRQVTPKVPPGNYSIAHISYEVNVLGSRGPRRMHCVMDAIPNSAVEPGGVAPTPTEFLLGSVDSFPSLPFFRSKSIRTDSFRSGHSSVPTEGMLVLRNKAPRWHEQLQCWCLNFNGRVTVASVKNFQLVASTDNGVAGPEHENVILQFGKVGKDVFTMDYQYPISAFQAFAICLSSFDTKIACE, via the exons ATGTCGTTTAAGAGTATCATTCAGGACATGAGAGGTGAGTTTGGGAGCATTTCTAGGAAAGGGTTTGAGGTGAAGTTTGTGTCTGGGATGAGATCCAGGTCGCACCGGGTGGTCCAGGATAGCTCTGCGGTGGCAACAATTGATGCTTTGAAGCAGAGCTGTTGGGTTAACTTGCCACCGGAACTTTTGAGGGATGTGCTAATAAGGATAGACACCTCTGAAGATACTTGGCCTCCCCGGAAAAATGTGGTTGCTTGTGCTGGTGTTTGCAGGAATTGGAGAGAAATCATGAAAGAAATTGTGAAATCCCCTGAGGTTTCTGGCAAGTTGACATTTCCAATCTCCTTGAAGCAG CCTGGCCCAAGGGACTCCCTCCTTCAGTGTTTCATCAAACGGAATCGTAGCAGCCAAACATATTATCTTTACCTCGGCTTAAATCAAG CTTCAACTGATGATGGAAAGTTCCTTCTTGCTGCACGGAAGTGTCGACGTCCTACTCACACAGATTACATCATCTCTTTAAATTCTGATGATGTGTCAAAAGGGAGTAGCACCTATGTTGGAAAATTGAG ATCGAACTTTCTGGGTACCAAATTCACAATATTTGATGCGCAACCACCACATGCTGGAGTGAAAGTCACCAAATGTCGTTCTACCAGGCTAATTAATAGACAAGTCACCCCCAAAGTCCCTCCTGGCAACTATTCCATTGCTCATATTTCATATGAGGTGAATGTCTTGGGCTCCAG GGGTCCTAGAAGAATGCACTGTGTCATGGATGCGATTCCCAACTCTGCTGTTGAGCCAGGAGGTGTGGCTCCCACACCGACTGAATTCCTCCTTGGCAGTGTGGATAGTTTTCCATCCCTCCCTTTCTTCAGATCAAAATCAATCCGGACAGATAGTTTCCGATCTGGACATTCATCTGTTCCAACTGAAGGAATGCTGGTCTTAAGGAACAAGGCCCCTAGGTGGCATGAACAACTCCAGTGCTGGTGTCTGAACTTCAATGGACGGGTGACTGTTGCTTCAGTTAAGAATTTTCAGCTGGTTGCTTCTACCGACAATGGAGTTGCTGGGCCAGAGCATGAGAATGTCATTCTCCAGTTTGGAAAGGTGGGAAAGGATGTATTCACAATGGATTATCAGTATCCAATCTCAGCTTTCCAAGCATTTGCCATATGTCTTAGCAGCTTTGACACAAAGATTGCTTGTGAATAA
- the LOC115971398 gene encoding glycine-rich cell wall structural protein-like: protein MGPGGGGGGGGHGGGGGGHGGGGPGWGGGGGGWGGGGPGGPGWGGPGGPGWGGPGGPGWGPGPGGPGWGPGFFGGFADGLCNMVSSVLSCLCCCWLLQDCFGGPRGPYGPGGPGGPPRF from the exons ATGGGACCTGGTGGaggtggtggcggtggcggtcatgggggtggtggtggcggtCATGGTGGAGGTGGGCCTGGTTGgggtggcggtggcggtggctGGGGGGGCGGCGGCCCTGGAGGACCTGGATGGGGTGGTCCTGGAGGACCTGGCTGGGGTGGGCCTGGAGGTCCAGGCTGGGGCCCTGGACCTGGAGGTCCTGGTTGGGGACCTGGCTTTTTTGGTGGTTTTGCTGATGGTTTATGCAACATGGTATCTTCAGT ATTATCCTGCCTATGCTGTTGCTGGTTGCTACAAGACTGCTTTGGCGGACCCCGTGGCCCATATGGCCCAGGAGGGCCTGGCGGGCCTCCACGTTTCTGA